One window of the Thermus neutrinimicus genome contains the following:
- a CDS encoding flavin reductase family protein, with the protein MDLEAKKKVLRSFTYGLYILTAKNGEDYAAGTVNWVTQASFTPPLIALGVKRDSRLHELIQRTGKLALMTLAQDQKPIAQDFFKPTVREGNTLNGHPFEPSPTFGLPLLTELPYWLEAEVRHLYEGGDHSLVVAEVVEAGVHYEDKPLVMWDTGWFYGG; encoded by the coding sequence ATGGACCTCGAGGCCAAAAAGAAAGTCCTGCGGAGCTTCACCTATGGCCTTTACATCCTCACGGCCAAGAACGGGGAGGACTACGCCGCCGGCACCGTGAACTGGGTGACCCAGGCCTCCTTCACCCCTCCCCTCATCGCCTTAGGGGTTAAGCGGGACAGCCGCCTGCACGAGCTCATCCAGCGCACGGGCAAGCTGGCCCTCATGACCCTGGCCCAGGACCAGAAGCCCATCGCCCAGGACTTCTTCAAACCCACGGTGCGGGAGGGGAACACCCTAAACGGCCATCCCTTTGAACCCTCCCCCACCTTTGGCCTTCCCCTCCTCACCGAGCTGCCCTACTGGCTCGAGGCCGAGGTGCGCCACCTCTACGAGGGCGGGGACCACAGCCTGGTGGTGGCCGAGGTGGTGGAGGCCGGGGTACACTACGAGGACAAGCCCCTGGTCATGTGGGACACGGGGTGGTTCTACGGGGGGTAA